The Brachyspira hyodysenteriae ATCC 27164 genome includes a window with the following:
- a CDS encoding YjiH family protein, with translation MDNVSNSESVLSSNDLANIKYSKSIYLKFIVLSFIGIFMLFIPIKIGDVKSIPIDHLVSFIRKIPFVDPYYGILITMFGGIYPFINKSWNKNKTEIVFSFIKLTSIPFIIMAYFGLGPDDFHKPNMLLFSYNLLTQIALINSIGFIFLSFLVDYGLMSFAGIFMRCIMKPIWKTSGRSSLDAIASFVGSYSIALLMTSKVYKKGFYSKKEACIIATGFSTVSTTFMIVVAKMFNVIDKWNIYFFGTMLITFIVTAITVRLYPLRNKPSDGYMDKEVAEEPIYRGGNIFKLALNEAAEVASHSDSVLNSVVKNLKEGLVVSISVMPNFMAITFIGLLIVNYTPLFDVISYIFLPVTKLLGLGDEAYIVAKACSVTLVEMSCSSSIVMYASQFAKSVVAVVCVTEILYFAAPIPVILAVGIPIKIRDMMIIWVERIILSLLFAVPFAYFFLS, from the coding sequence ATGGATAATGTTTCAAATTCTGAAAGTGTTTTAAGCAGTAATGATTTAGCTAATATTAAATATAGTAAATCAATTTATTTAAAATTTATTGTACTTAGTTTTATCGGCATATTTATGTTATTTATACCAATTAAGATAGGCGATGTTAAATCAATACCTATAGATCATTTAGTAAGTTTTATAAGAAAAATTCCTTTTGTAGATCCTTATTATGGTATTCTTATAACTATGTTCGGAGGTATATATCCTTTTATAAATAAGTCTTGGAATAAAAATAAAACTGAAATAGTATTTTCATTTATTAAACTTACATCGATACCATTTATAATAATGGCTTATTTTGGATTAGGACCTGATGATTTTCATAAACCTAATATGCTTCTTTTTTCTTATAATCTGCTCACTCAAATAGCATTGATTAATAGTATAGGTTTTATATTCTTATCATTTTTGGTAGATTACGGACTTATGTCATTTGCCGGTATATTTATGCGATGTATAATGAAGCCTATATGGAAAACTTCTGGAAGATCATCTTTGGATGCTATAGCCTCATTTGTAGGAAGTTATTCTATTGCTCTTTTGATGACAAGTAAAGTTTATAAGAAAGGTTTTTATTCTAAAAAAGAAGCCTGTATAATAGCTACAGGATTTTCTACAGTTTCGACTACTTTTATGATAGTTGTTGCTAAGATGTTTAATGTTATAGATAAATGGAATATATATTTTTTTGGTACTATGTTAATAACTTTTATAGTAACTGCTATAACTGTAAGACTTTATCCATTAAGAAATAAACCTAGCGACGGATATATGGATAAAGAAGTTGCTGAAGAGCCTATATATAGAGGCGGAAATATTTTTAAGCTGGCATTAAATGAAGCTGCTGAAGTTGCTAGTCATTCTGATAGTGTGCTAAATAGTGTTGTTAAGAATCTTAAAGAAGGACTTGTTGTTTCTATTTCAGTAATGCCTAACTTTATGGCTATAACATTTATAGGACTTTTAATAGTTAATTATACTCCTTTATTTGATGTTATAAGCTATATATTTTTACCTGTTACTAAATTACTTGGGCTTGGAGATGAGGCTTATATAGTGGCAAAGGCTTGTTCTGTTACATTAGTTGAAATGTCATGTTCTTCAAGTATTGTAATGTATGCTAGTCAATTTGCTAAGTCTGTAGTTGCTGTGGTATGCGTTACTGAGATTTTATATTTTGCTGCTCCTATACCTGTAATATTGGCTGTAGGAATACCTATAAAGATAAGAGATATGATGATAATATGGGTTGAGAGAATAATACTTTCATTGTTATTCGCTGTGCCTTTTGCATATTTCTTTCTTAGTTGA
- the ilvD gene encoding dihydroxy-acid dehydratase — translation MSFRENSSLRSDRVLKGDERAPNRSLFYSMGYTDEELKRPLIGIISAYSEIVPGHIHLDKLSQAVKAGVLIGGGTPILIPAIGVCDGIAMGHLGMKYSLPSRELIADSVESMVIAHGLDGVVLVPNCDKIVPGMIMGLLRMNIPGIVISGGAMLPGDHGDDRVSLSNIFEAVGAKKANLINDAELEDFAQNTCPSCGSCAGMYTANSMNCLSEALGIALPGNGTIPAVYSARTLLAKKAGMQVMELLKKDIKPLDIITPESFKNALAVDMALGCSTNSVLHLLAIANEAGIELDLKIINEVSDRTPNLCHLAPAGHNYIEDLYKAGGIPAVMKELDKGGFINTSLLTATGKTIAENIKDAVNKNNNVLRNIENPYSKTGGIAILWGNIAKDGCVVKRSAVADEMLVHKGPARVFDSEESAIAAIYAGKINKGDVVVIRYEGPKGGPGMREMLNPTSALAGMKLDKDVALITDGRFSGASRGASIGHVSPEAASGGEIAFIKENDIISIDIPNHKINLEISDEEMEKRRKEIAIKPLEEIRGWLGRYRKLVQSANTGAVLK, via the coding sequence ATGAGTTTCAGAGAAAATAGTTCTTTAAGAAGCGACAGAGTATTAAAAGGCGATGAAAGAGCGCCAAACAGATCATTATTCTACTCTATGGGATATACAGATGAAGAATTAAAAAGACCTCTGATTGGAATTATTTCTGCATATAGTGAAATTGTACCTGGACATATACATCTTGATAAACTTTCTCAGGCTGTTAAAGCCGGCGTATTAATAGGAGGAGGTACTCCTATACTTATACCAGCAATAGGAGTTTGCGACGGAATAGCTATGGGACATTTAGGAATGAAATATTCACTTCCTTCAAGAGAATTAATAGCTGATTCTGTTGAAAGTATGGTTATAGCTCATGGTTTAGACGGAGTTGTACTTGTACCTAACTGCGATAAAATAGTTCCTGGTATGATAATGGGACTTTTAAGAATGAATATACCTGGAATAGTTATAAGCGGAGGAGCTATGCTTCCTGGTGATCATGGAGACGACAGAGTAAGCTTATCAAATATATTCGAGGCTGTAGGAGCTAAAAAAGCTAATCTTATAAATGATGCTGAATTAGAAGATTTTGCTCAAAACACTTGTCCTAGCTGCGGTTCTTGTGCCGGTATGTACACTGCTAATAGTATGAACTGTCTTTCTGAGGCATTAGGTATAGCTTTGCCAGGAAATGGAACAATACCTGCTGTTTATTCTGCTAGAACATTACTTGCTAAAAAAGCCGGTATGCAGGTTATGGAATTATTAAAAAAAGATATAAAACCTTTAGATATAATAACTCCTGAATCTTTTAAAAATGCTCTTGCTGTTGATATGGCTTTGGGATGTTCTACAAATAGCGTACTTCACTTACTTGCTATAGCTAATGAGGCAGGAATAGAATTAGATTTAAAAATAATAAATGAAGTAAGCGACCGTACTCCTAATCTTTGTCATTTAGCACCTGCAGGACATAACTATATAGAAGATTTATACAAAGCTGGCGGAATACCTGCTGTTATGAAAGAGCTTGATAAAGGCGGATTTATAAACACTTCTCTTTTAACTGCTACAGGTAAAACAATAGCTGAAAATATAAAAGATGCTGTTAACAAAAACAATAATGTTTTAAGAAATATAGAAAACCCTTATAGTAAAACAGGCGGTATAGCAATACTTTGGGGAAATATAGCTAAAGACGGATGCGTTGTTAAACGTTCTGCCGTTGCTGATGAAATGCTTGTACATAAAGGACCTGCTAGAGTATTTGACTCTGAAGAATCTGCAATAGCTGCTATATATGCCGGTAAAATAAATAAAGGCGATGTTGTTGTTATAAGATATGAAGGACCAAAAGGCGGACCTGGTATGCGTGAGATGTTAAACCCTACTTCTGCACTTGCCGGTATGAAATTAGATAAAGATGTTGCTTTGATAACTGACGGAAGATTCTCAGGAGCTTCAAGAGGTGCATCTATAGGACACGTTTCACCTGAAGCTGCAAGCGGCGGAGAAATAGCTTTCATAAAAGAAAATGACATCATAAGTATAGATATACCTAATCATAAAATCAATTTAGAAATCTCTGATGAAGAAATGGAAAAAAGAAGAAAAGAGATTGCTATTAAACCTTTAGAAGAAATTAGAGGCTGGCTTGGAAGATATAGAAAACTTGTTCAGTCTGCTAATACTGGTGCTGTATTGAAATAA
- a CDS encoding helix-turn-helix domain-containing protein — protein MKESKNYYTIIPSAVRYDKRLKPLSKLIYGEITALTNDKGYCWANNNYFAEIYSVSKDTISRAVRQLEEYGYIKCIYDKSKQNNEKRKIYIKKSVSSKKSIRYSKNSTDGIDKKVEDNNKNNNLNNKESESDNKKDSHKINKTDKKINSPSHSFDSFVNELIDTFNFITGSKATKLYQVHSFKTKYKQEEIKSIFDDRKFDWKDCINLARQKVKDKDNLSGIWLDFLSYLKIYLIKGDRENTIKRYYTKEELIKREEKLKEIELIKIKREKEEKLKLLEEEKRLGFDKMTEDEIIELTKRNLMFLKRA, from the coding sequence ATGAAAGAAAGTAAAAACTATTATACTATAATACCTTCGGCTGTAAGATATGATAAGAGATTAAAGCCATTATCAAAATTAATTTACGGTGAAATTACAGCACTCACCAACGATAAAGGTTACTGCTGGGCTAATAATAATTACTTCGCTGAAATTTATTCTGTGAGTAAGGATACAATTTCAAGAGCCGTAAGACAGTTAGAAGAGTATGGTTATATAAAATGCATTTATGATAAGAGTAAGCAGAATAATGAAAAAAGAAAAATATATATAAAAAAATCTGTATCATCAAAAAAGTCTATACGGTATAGTAAAAATTCTACAGACGGCATAGACAAAAAAGTCGAAGATAATAATAAAAATAATAACTTAAATAATAAAGAAAGTGAATCAGATAATAAAAAAGATTCGCATAAAATAAATAAAACAGATAAAAAAATAAATTCTCCCTCTCATAGTTTTGATTCATTTGTTAATGAGCTTATTGATACTTTTAATTTTATTACAGGAAGCAAAGCGACTAAATTATATCAAGTACATTCTTTTAAAACTAAATACAAGCAGGAAGAAATAAAATCTATTTTCGATGATAGGAAATTTGATTGGAAGGATTGTATTAATTTAGCTAGGCAAAAAGTTAAGGATAAAGATAACTTATCGGGTATATGGCTTGATTTTTTGTCTTATTTAAAAATTTATTTGATTAAAGGCGACAGAGAAAACACTATTAAAAGATATTATACTAAAGAAGAACTGATAAAAAGAGAAGAGAAGCTTAAAGAAATAGAGTTAATTAAAATAAAAAGAGAGAAGGAGGAAAAATTAAAATTGCTTGAAGAAGAAAAAAGACTAGGTTTTGATAAGATGACTGAAGATGAGATTATAGAACTTACCAAAAGAAATTTGATGTTTTTGAAGCGTGCTTGA
- a CDS encoding Rpn family recombination-promoting nuclease/putative transposase, translated as MSEIKNINVLNDYFMRYMFAKEGHERILLNLINAVRTDYNQEPFEEVKVLNTFNLKETINDKQSIVDVRAVTKSGETVLVEIQRIGNQSFVYRSLYYWAKCYVSNLRNNEKYNDLKQVIVINILDFNLLKDIDKEHSCYVIKELETNHILTNHFEMHFLELQKYLSSNSNLKEELDTWFYFLTIKEKIEKMEEIMDILVKKNPIMKEVYDEYNKFADTKDLFENYAEYEKNYFDILALSEERIRGREEGREEGIKEGIKEGIKETQISMARNMKNKNMDIKLISELTGLTTEEIEKL; from the coding sequence ATGAGTGAAATAAAAAATATTAATGTTTTAAATGATTATTTTATGCGTTATATGTTTGCCAAAGAAGGACATGAGCGTATTTTACTTAATTTAATTAATGCAGTAAGAACAGATTACAATCAAGAGCCTTTTGAGGAAGTGAAAGTACTTAATACTTTTAATTTAAAAGAAACTATTAATGATAAACAATCTATTGTAGATGTAAGGGCAGTTACAAAAAGCGGAGAAACTGTTTTAGTAGAAATACAGAGGATAGGAAATCAGTCATTTGTTTATAGAAGTTTATATTATTGGGCTAAATGTTATGTATCTAATTTAAGGAATAATGAAAAATATAATGATTTAAAACAGGTAATAGTGATTAATATTTTAGACTTTAATTTGTTAAAAGATATTGACAAAGAGCATAGCTGTTATGTAATAAAAGAGCTTGAAACCAATCATATACTTACTAATCATTTTGAAATGCATTTTCTTGAATTACAGAAATATTTATCTAGTAATTCAAATCTTAAAGAAGAATTAGATACTTGGTTTTATTTTTTGACAATTAAAGAAAAAATAGAAAAAATGGAGGAAATTATGGATATATTAGTTAAAAAAAATCCTATAATGAAAGAAGTTTATGATGAGTATAATAAGTTTGCAGATACAAAAGATTTATTTGAAAATTATGCAGAATATGAGAAGAATTATTTTGACATACTTGCATTAAGTGAAGAGAGAATAAGAGGAAGAGAAGAAGGAAGAGAAGAAGGTATAAAAGAAGGTATAAAAGAAGGTATAAAAGAAACGCAAATATCAATGGCTAGAAATATGAAAAATAAGAATATGGATATAAAGCTTATTAGTGAATTAACAGGATTAACTACAGAAGAAATAGAGAAGTTATAA
- the thiM gene encoding hydroxyethylthiazole kinase, translating to MSTLQEEIFNSIKEMKSKSPLVHNITNFVVMQITANALLAVGASPVMTFEKEEFEDMLSIASSLVVNIGTLTTVSIEAMHKACEIANKKNVPFVLDPVGAGATKLRTKTAIDLIKNYNPKVVRGNASEIMVLAGESIKTKGVDSTANVNMALEAGKHLAKEYNTVVSISGETDIITDGNKVLYVSGGSPLMPVNTGMGCTSTAITGAMLAVSSPLIAAASAMCIMASAGEKASKKSEGPASFAVAFIDELYKLDINDAANRVKE from the coding sequence ATGAGTACATTACAAGAAGAAATATTTAATTCAATAAAAGAAATGAAAAGTAAAAGTCCATTAGTTCATAATATTACTAATTTTGTAGTTATGCAAATTACAGCTAATGCTTTGCTTGCAGTTGGAGCTTCTCCTGTGATGACATTCGAGAAAGAGGAGTTTGAAGATATGCTTTCTATTGCTTCATCGCTTGTTGTTAATATTGGAACATTGACTACAGTTTCTATTGAGGCTATGCATAAAGCTTGCGAGATAGCAAATAAAAAAAATGTTCCTTTTGTACTTGATCCAGTAGGAGCAGGTGCTACAAAATTGAGAACTAAAACAGCTATTGATTTGATAAAAAATTATAATCCGAAAGTTGTAAGAGGAAATGCTTCTGAGATAATGGTGCTTGCCGGAGAGAGCATAAAAACTAAAGGAGTAGACAGCACTGCTAATGTTAATATGGCGCTTGAGGCAGGTAAGCATTTAGCCAAGGAATATAATACAGTTGTAAGTATAAGCGGTGAAACTGATATTATAACAGATGGTAATAAAGTTTTATATGTTAGCGGAGGTTCTCCTTTAATGCCTGTTAATACAGGTATGGGCTGTACATCTACTGCTATAACAGGTGCTATGCTTGCTGTATCTAGTCCTTTAATAGCTGCTGCCTCTGCTATGTGTATAATGGCTTCAGCTGGAGAGAAAGCTTCAAAGAAATCTGAAGGTCCTGCTAGTTTTGCTGTTGCTTTTATAGATGAGCTTTATAAACTTGATATTAACGATGCTGCCAATAGGGTAAAGGAATAA
- a CDS encoding bile acid:sodium symporter family protein gives MKTLKQISNFFGKYMAVIVLIVAAVSLFFPKTVSFIKTSYVNYLLMIVMFGMGLTLKLEDFKVVFTRPKDIIIGAIAQFTIMPLLAFLLSIAFKLPPELAVGVILVGTCPGGTSSNVMTYLANGDVALSVGMTSVSTILAPFATPLLTLLYAGQKVDVNAVSMFVSIVQVVILPIALGFIINKFFYKFTNSIKEILPLISVLAIVAIVAAVVSANSQRLMQVGYLVIIVVVLHNCLGYLLGYLLGKLFRLNNAKCKAVSIEVGMQNSGLATSLAATHFASMALATVPGAIFSVWHNISGSIVANIMASKIKD, from the coding sequence ATGAAAACATTAAAACAAATAAGTAATTTCTTTGGTAAGTATATGGCTGTAATAGTATTAATAGTAGCAGCCGTATCATTATTCTTTCCAAAAACAGTAAGCTTTATTAAAACAAGTTATGTTAACTATCTTTTAATGATAGTAATGTTCGGTATGGGACTTACATTAAAATTAGAAGATTTTAAAGTGGTATTCACAAGACCTAAAGACATAATAATAGGGGCTATAGCACAATTCACTATAATGCCTTTACTTGCATTCTTACTTTCCATAGCTTTTAAACTTCCTCCTGAACTTGCTGTAGGAGTGATACTTGTAGGTACTTGTCCGGGAGGCACTTCATCAAATGTCATGACATATTTAGCTAATGGAGATGTAGCTTTATCTGTGGGTATGACTTCTGTATCAACAATACTTGCTCCTTTTGCTACTCCCCTACTCACTTTACTATATGCAGGACAAAAGGTTGATGTTAATGCTGTGAGTATGTTTGTATCAATAGTTCAGGTTGTTATACTTCCTATAGCTTTGGGTTTCATAATAAATAAATTCTTTTATAAGTTTACAAACAGCATAAAAGAAATACTGCCTTTAATATCAGTACTTGCTATTGTGGCGATAGTAGCAGCCGTTGTATCTGCAAACTCACAAAGATTAATGCAGGTTGGTTATTTAGTTATAATAGTAGTTGTACTTCATAATTGTTTGGGTTATTTGCTTGGTTATTTATTAGGTAAATTATTCAGATTAAATAATGCTAAATGTAAAGCTGTATCAATAGAAGTTGGAATGCAAAACTCTGGACTAGCTACTTCACTTGCAGCAACTCATTTTGCATCAATGGCATTAGCAACAGTACCTGGAGCAATATTTAGTGTATGGCATAATATATCAGGTTCAATAGTAGCCAATATAATGGCATCCAAAATTAAAGACTAA
- a CDS encoding immunity 51 family protein, which translates to MSNSFDEKIKPFFFVEHENTASLCLNVGEYKAEVFEEREDEGFEGCGYDWQSLALVFLNEKVPELKDVIDFDSEASMFCAYSSDIEALKKFALSFKDACEDDKLIRNLFSRAELD; encoded by the coding sequence ATGAGTAACAGCTTTGATGAAAAAATAAAACCTTTCTTTTTTGTAGAACATGAAAATACTGCTTCTCTTTGTCTTAATGTAGGAGAGTATAAAGCAGAAGTATTTGAAGAAAGAGAAGACGAAGGTTTTGAAGGCTGCGGTTATGATTGGCAGTCATTAGCTTTGGTATTTTTAAATGAAAAAGTTCCTGAATTAAAAGATGTTATCGATTTTGATTCTGAAGCAAGTATGTTTTGTGCTTACAGCAGTGATATTGAAGCATTAAAGAAATTTGCTTTATCTTTTAAAGATGCATGCGAGGATGATAAATTAATAAGAAATCTATTTTCAAGAGCTGAACTTGATTAA
- a CDS encoding radical SAM/SPASM domain-containing protein, translating into MNNVSVLIKPSSSLCNINCKYCFYIDEAKNRKIENNGIMTEKVMKAIIDKVLQNADKNALFSFQGGEPTVTGFEYFKSFVDYVNISNKKNININYSIQTNGLLIDDKWCELFKENNFLVGLSFDIIKDIHDDYRVDKSNNDTYNRVLETKKLFDAFNVEYNILTVLTSELSKYPKDIYEEIKKLDIKYTQFIPCLSEMNSYSTEYSIKPKEFSNFYKEIFSLWKEDFFNNNYYSIQFFDNIIPLFFGGYPPMTCGINGKCTNQIIIESNGDVFPCDFYCLDDYKIGNIAEDDLVQIYSSSKAKDFINEKSNRINDDKYALCRSCKYQRVCSSGCKRMENNMYIDESGEFCGFKDFLDYAINDMAIVWKMVSR; encoded by the coding sequence ATGAATAATGTATCAGTGCTAATCAAACCATCATCATCTTTATGCAATATAAATTGTAAATACTGCTTTTATATAGATGAAGCCAAAAACAGAAAAATAGAAAATAACGGCATTATGACTGAAAAAGTTATGAAAGCTATAATAGATAAAGTTCTTCAAAATGCTGATAAAAATGCATTGTTTTCATTTCAGGGCGGAGAGCCTACAGTAACCGGTTTTGAATATTTTAAATCGTTTGTAGATTATGTGAATATCAGCAATAAAAAAAATATCAATATAAATTACAGCATACAAACTAACGGTTTATTGATAGATGATAAATGGTGCGAATTATTCAAAGAAAATAATTTTTTGGTAGGACTTTCTTTCGACATAATAAAAGATATACATGATGATTACAGAGTAGATAAAAGTAATAATGATACTTACAACAGAGTATTAGAAACTAAAAAGCTATTCGATGCGTTTAATGTAGAATACAATATACTTACAGTTCTCACATCCGAATTATCAAAATATCCTAAAGACATATATGAGGAAATAAAAAAACTTGATATAAAATATACTCAGTTCATACCTTGCCTATCTGAAATGAATTCATATAGTACAGAATATTCTATAAAACCTAAAGAATTTTCAAACTTCTATAAAGAAATATTTTCATTATGGAAAGAAGATTTTTTTAATAATAATTATTACAGCATACAGTTCTTTGACAATATCATTCCATTATTTTTCGGAGGCTATCCTCCTATGACTTGCGGTATAAACGGAAAATGCACAAATCAAATAATAATAGAAAGCAATGGAGATGTTTTTCCTTGCGACTTTTATTGTTTAGATGATTATAAAATAGGAAATATAGCTGAAGATGATTTAGTGCAGATTTATTCAAGCAGCAAAGCAAAAGACTTTATAAATGAAAAATCAAACAGAATAAATGATGATAAATATGCATTATGCCGTTCTTGTAAATATCAAAGAGTATGCAGCTCTGGATGCAAGAGAATGGAAAACAATATGTATATAGATGAAAGCGGAGAGTTTTGCGGATTTAAAGATTTTCTTGACTATGCTATAAATGATATGGCTATAGTATGGAAGATGGTATCAAGATAA
- a CDS encoding PhzF family phenazine biosynthesis protein, whose translation MKYYIIDSFADEVFKGNPTAVCILEKNISHELMQNIAMENNISETVFTIKNGNNYDVYWFTPKCEIDFCGHAVLAVAYAILNFAEKESNEVSLNTKEGILTIRKKDDLYEMDTPNYDLKPIEITSDIIEAIGGIKPLEAYIGRDIVCVLEDENQVINAKPNLETIKKLDGLLFHITSDVKDKQNNQYDSITRTFGPKLDADEVDVCGSGHCHIIPLLSKKLNKDYFTAFQASPRTGVLYCDIKNNKLKIAGKACLYCISEIFI comes from the coding sequence ATGAAATACTATATTATAGATTCTTTTGCTGATGAGGTTTTCAAAGGTAATCCTACAGCCGTTTGTATATTAGAAAAAAATATTTCTCATGAACTTATGCAGAATATTGCTATGGAGAATAATATTTCAGAAACTGTTTTCACTATAAAGAATGGAAATAATTATGATGTGTATTGGTTTACTCCTAAATGCGAAATAGATTTCTGCGGACATGCTGTACTTGCTGTAGCTTATGCTATATTAAATTTCGCTGAAAAAGAATCTAATGAGGTGAGTTTAAATACTAAAGAGGGTATATTAACCATTAGAAAAAAAGATGATCTTTATGAAATGGATACTCCTAATTATGATTTAAAGCCTATAGAAATTACATCTGATATAATAGAAGCTATAGGAGGAATAAAACCTTTAGAAGCTTATATAGGAAGAGATATTGTATGTGTATTGGAAGATGAAAATCAGGTTATAAATGCAAAACCAAATTTAGAAACTATAAAAAAATTAGACGGGCTTTTATTTCATATAACATCTGATGTAAAAGATAAACAGAATAATCAATATGACAGCATTACTAGAACTTTCGGTCCGAAATTGGACGCAGATGAAGTTGATGTATGCGGTTCTGGGCATTGTCATATTATACCTTTGCTTTCCAAGAAATTGAATAAAGATTATTTTACTGCATTTCAGGCTTCTCCAAGAACAGGAGTACTATACTGCGATATTAAAAATAATAAATTAAAAATAGCCGGAAAGGCATGTTTATATTGTATTTCTGAGATTTTTATTTAA
- a CDS encoding ferritin translates to MPIIKEETVKLLNDHLNEEHYSANLYFNMAGWCEKQGLKGCSRFLYNHSAEEHTHLEKFREYINKAGGQAIMGEMKAPECNFNSVAELFEKVIKHEEYITNCINKLVGIAMDSKDYVTLKFLEWFVEEQLEEEELFNDIIKKIKILGNLEGRNLYTFDKFVGNLDAQEHNS, encoded by the coding sequence ATGCCTATAATAAAAGAAGAAACAGTAAAATTATTAAATGATCATTTAAATGAGGAGCATTATTCAGCAAATCTTTATTTTAATATGGCGGGTTGGTGCGAGAAACAGGGACTTAAAGGATGCAGCAGATTTTTATATAATCATTCAGCAGAAGAGCATACACATTTGGAAAAATTTAGAGAGTATATTAATAAAGCAGGAGGACAGGCTATAATGGGAGAGATGAAAGCTCCTGAATGTAATTTTAATTCTGTGGCAGAGTTATTTGAGAAAGTAATTAAGCATGAAGAGTACATCACTAATTGTATTAATAAATTAGTCGGCATAGCAATGGATAGTAAGGATTATGTTACATTGAAATTTTTGGAATGGTTCGTTGAAGAGCAGCTTGAAGAAGAAGAGCTATTTAATGATATTATTAAAAAAATAAAGATTTTAGGAAATTTAGAAGGAAGAAATCTTTATACTTTTGATAAGTTTGTAGGCAATTTGGATGCACAAGAACATAACTCATGA
- a CDS encoding iron-containing alcohol dehydrogenase family protein — MSLENLFLPNFSIGSDAYKDIYDVCSNYGKKAVIISGKKSLQASIESILNNTKDITITGMFHYGNKSTFENVDLLKNKKAVMEADMIFAVGGGKSLDTSKVLAHTINKPIFTFPTLASNCAAVTSISVVYNDDGSFKKMFSDKRPPLHTFINTDIILNSPENYFRAGIGNAVSKQYEALFSTRNENLNYKNFLAVEIIKNCSNDILKHYSEAINDFQNKKVTDVLNRVILHIIYTTGLTSVMAKDDYHISLAHGMHHGLTKVKRIGDNLLHGELVSYGILLLLTMDKQYEERENIFRFNKSISLPTCLKDIGINKASLEDEELNNALEVALAGKDLNISPYKVDKEMILKAIIDLEDFNNKQ; from the coding sequence ATGAGTTTAGAAAATTTATTTCTGCCTAACTTTAGTATAGGAAGCGATGCATATAAAGATATATATGATGTATGTTCAAATTATGGAAAAAAAGCTGTTATAATATCCGGTAAAAAATCTCTTCAGGCATCAATAGAATCAATATTAAATAATACAAAAGATATAACAATAACAGGAATGTTTCATTACGGCAATAAATCAACTTTTGAAAATGTTGATTTACTTAAAAACAAAAAAGCTGTAATGGAAGCTGATATGATATTTGCTGTAGGAGGAGGAAAATCATTAGACACATCAAAAGTTTTAGCACATACAATAAATAAGCCTATATTTACTTTCCCAACATTAGCTTCAAATTGTGCCGCTGTAACTAGCATTTCTGTTGTTTATAATGATGATGGAAGCTTCAAAAAAATGTTCAGTGATAAAAGACCTCCTTTGCATACTTTTATAAATACTGATATAATATTAAATTCACCTGAAAATTATTTCAGAGCCGGTATAGGTAATGCAGTTTCTAAACAGTATGAAGCATTATTTTCAACAAGAAATGAAAATCTAAATTATAAAAATTTCTTAGCAGTAGAGATAATAAAAAACTGTTCTAATGATATATTAAAACATTATTCAGAAGCTATAAATGATTTTCAAAATAAGAAAGTAACTGATGTTTTAAATAGAGTAATACTTCATATAATATATACAACAGGCTTAACATCAGTAATGGCAAAAGATGATTATCATATATCTTTAGCACATGGCATGCATCATGGACTTACAAAAGTAAAAAGAATAGGAGATAATTTGCTTCATGGTGAATTGGTATCTTATGGCATATTATTACTTCTCACTATGGATAAACAATATGAAGAAAGAGAAAATATTTTCAGATTCAATAAATCTATATCTCTTCCAACATGCTTAAAAGATATAGGAATAAACAAAGCAAGTTTAGAAGATGAAGAACTTAATAATGCCTTGGAAGTAGCCCTTGCCGGTAAAGACTTAAATATAAGTCCGTATAAAGTTGATAAAGAAATGATATTAAAAGCTATAATAGATTTAGAAGATTTTAATAATAAACAATGA